CAACTTGCTCTTACCTGACCTCAGCGTTGGCTGAAGGCCGGTCCAAGATTCCGAAGATGACAGTCACAAGTGCCTGTGGCCCCAGAGTGGCCCAGGCCTTCGACCCTACAGGGCGCTCTTCCTGGGAGGACCGTTGGCTTGAGTTCCTCATGCTCTGCTCAGGGCTACCCCTCCTCCACTGCCACCCGTACCCCCTCCCCAGAGACGTGGACGGGCCTGTCACCGTCTACACTGCCACCCCTGCTGGCCTCAGGGTGCACGATAGGAGCTACTCAGCCCTACTGTGTGGGCAAAGGTCGTTGCAGCCGGCTGCCCCCACCAAATCCCAACCAAATCCCAATTCTAGACACCTCCAGGGGGCGCCGCCGCGAGCCCCGCTGCTCCGCCGCCAGCCCCGTGGCCCCCAAGCTGGGCGGGCTCCGCTGCCCGCGCTCCCGGGCTGAATCCAGCCGTTTCGAACAGCCCCCCACGGTACACGTGCAGCGCCGCTTCCCGCAGCCTCATTTCTGCCCCCGGCCGAGGCAGATCCGGGGCAAGCCCGTGGTCCACATGTCCGTCTGTCTCGCCACCTGTTTGTGTGACTGTGGCTTGGCGCGCCCTGCTCCGGCCGCGGCAGGTTCAGGGTTAAGGCGGGAGGAGATTTTCCCGAGTCGGTGGGGGAGCAAGGGGCGGACCCGGTccagccccgccccgcgccggaGCCGAGCCGGAGCCCCGCCGGAGCCCGGCTTCAGCCCCAGCCGGAACCGGTGCCAGCAGAGCCGGAAGAGCGGACCCCGAGCCGTGGAGGCGCCGGAGCCTCGTCTGGTCAGTACTGCGGGTGTCGCGCTCAGGGGAAGTTTGGGGCGCGGGGCGCAGAGCCCTAGGCGCGCTTCGCCGGAcctgccctcccaccccggtGAGCAGGGTGCGAAGTTTGGGGCCAGGAGGCCCTCGAGCCAGGGATCCCAGGAGTGTGATCCTCCCGGGAAAGGGGAGCCGGGGGAACTTGGGGGTCAGCGGTTAGGGGCCCCCATTGGTCCAGCTGCCCGTTCCTGATGGGAGATCCTGTGCCCTGGGACTCCAGAGTCGCATGCTAATTGGATCCCAGAAccactccctcacccccacccccaattctgTACACCAGGGAATCTGGCCTGAGGGGATGGGAAATGGGCAACCCCCTGAGAGCAGACTTCACAGAGGGAGTGTGGGACCCTGGTGTCCAGCCCCTCAGTACTAAGCTCCCCCAGGACCCTGACCTTTTGGATGTAATAGGTGAACCTTGTGGGCTGGTTCCCAAGGACACTAGTAAGGGTACTCTGAGGCTGGCACCTGGACGCAGGCTGGGGACCCTGACTGGATCCCAGGCTGCCCAGGACACTGGAAGCCAGTGAGGGGGAGGATGCAGGAAGACCTCTCAGGCAGGGCCAACATGAGGGTTGTCGAAGGAATCCCAGTCACCTAACTTCCCACCTAGACCCATATTTGGCTAAGGAGTTCCTTGGTGAGAACAGGGAGCAGGGACAAGACTCCCAACGTGCTTGGGTGTCTGGGAGTCTGCCCTCCTTTCCACTCCAGGAGGGCCTCAAAAATGATAGCTAGAGGGGGTGGGTCCTCTCCCTGCGCTGATTCCAGCTTTAGGCTACTCATCTTTCCATGAGGGAGTGGTCGGTGGCCCTGACCCtttgttttccctctccttcagGTGAAGGGAAGGTCCTTGGACTGGCCAGACACCCCTTTAACGGCTGTGGCAGAGTCAAGATGAGGCCCCATCCTGTTCCCCATTGAGGCCTGCAGCCTGAGCAGATAGCATGGCCCAACACTGGCAGTGAACACCATGGCTGCAGGAGGGGGCCGGGCCTTTGCTTGGCAGGTGTTTCCCCCCATGCCCACCTGCCGGGTATATGGCACGGTGGCATACCAGGACAGGTACCTGCTGGTGTTAGGGGGCTGTGGCCGGGCTGGACTGCCCCTGGACACTGCCGAGATACTGGACCTGGCCTCACACACATGGCTAACACTGGCACCCCTGCCCACTGCCCGGGCTGGTGCTGCTGCCGCAGTGCTAGGCAAGCAGGTGCTAGTAGTGGGTGGCGTGGATGAGGGCCAGAGCCCGGTAGCTGCTGTGGAGGCCTTCCTGGCTGACGAGGGCCGCTGGGAGCGTCGGGCCACCCTCCCTCAGGCAGCCATGGGGGTTGCAACTGTGGAGAGAGGTGAGTGTCCCTAGGTTTGGGTCCTGAGGGTATTCAGCCAACCTCCCAAGGAAGGTCCCTCAGCTACCCCAGTACCCTTCATTCTCTTCTGACTTGGTTCCTTATTCTCAGAGACTGGACAAGAGCTGTAATTTTCCTGGCTGTCTTCAATATGGCCTTGCCTCCTGTACCCTCCATGGCCCAGCAGTAGTCTTCCCTTAACTGCTTTGGCAGTTAGACGTAGAGGGCAGAGCCAGGCTGGTCCCCAGGGTGATGGAAGTTCCCAGCCACCTCCTTGCCCCTTTCCTCATTTGTAGGAGTCAGGGGTCAGGGTGATCTGGTGACTCCCAGTTATATTCCCTGAGTagagggaggggagcagggccGAGCAAGGGCTCAGACCCCGTTCCCCCCACACTCCTCGAGCCCAAGTTGGATAAAGGCCAAGCTGGCCTAGGGAGAGTTGCCATAGAAATCCCAGGCTAACTGACCCACTTCCCCAAGGCCCTCAGAAGTAACCCCAGCTGACCCTGAGGGCTGACACAGGGCAAGAACCTACTCTAGGGAAAGGGCATGGTGCAGGGTACTAGCAGGGATCCTGGGGCAGAAGGCTTATAGCCAGGAGCCCTCACCCTGCAAGTGCCCATGCAGTCAGTCCCAAGCCGCTCTCCCAGGTTCCTGTCTGATCCCTAGAGCCCCCTCCCCAGACTGAGCTCCATGTTGAGCAGATCCCAGTATGCCCCCCACCCTGGACTTAAAttgccctccccccccaccagggAACCTCCCACTTTGTGGCCTCAGGTCTGACCACTAGTCCAGGCCAGCCCTGCTTGGATGCCAGAGGCGGTTGCCATAGCATCTCCAGGGAGACCGAGCAGATTATAATTAGATCGTCTGCCTCCTGCTCTTCATTCAGCAGGGCCCTGGCCAGAGTGGGAATCCcagctctcccttcccccactttatGTAGGCAGGCAGGCTTCTGCTGCTAGAGAGGGGTGCCACAGGCACCTGGGTTCCTGGCCACCTCCAGGCCTACCCAGAGTGGCTATCAAGATGGGGGTGCCCAGCCACTACTGGGGTACAGTCTGAACCCTTCTTTTCTGTGCAGATGGTATGGTGTATGCTCTGGGGGGAATGGGCCCTGACACGGCCCCCCAGGCCCATGTACGGGTATATGAGCCTCGCCGGGACTGCTGGCTTTCGCTACCCTCCATGCCCACGCCCTGCTACGGGGCCTCCACCTTCCTGCATGGGAACAAGATCTATGTCCTGGGTAAGGGCCTGGGGGCTGTGGGCAAGGGGCTCAGGCTCCAGAAGTCCCTAACGTTGTAGGTTGGGTGGAGTAGGGATCAGTCTCCTTCTGGGATGGCCCAATAAGAGCAGCTTTGTTGGGGTAAATCAGGCCTGCTCCGAGGCCCTGACCTCTGGTGACCTTGCTGGGGTTAGAAAATCAAACACCACTGCCCAAGGTTTTGTGGGGTGGATGATCCATGCTATCGTGTTCATCTGTGTGTGGGAGGCTGGGGTGGGCAGTGGTGAAGGCTCAGCAGCCTGGCTAGTGAGAGgagcctgccaggccccccccaGGCTCCCTCCCAGGTCCCCCAATTCCATTGGCAGGGGGCCGTCAGGGCAAGCTCCCAGTGACTGCTTTTGAGGCCTTTGATCTGGAGGCCCGTACCTGGACCCGACACCCCAGCCTGCCCAGCCGCCGGGCCTTTGCCGGCTGTGCCATGGCCGAAGGCAGCATCTTTAGCCTGGGTGGCCTGCAGCAGCCAGGGCCCCACAATTTCTACTCCCGTCCGCATTTTGTCAACACTGTGGAGATGTTCGACCTGGAGCATGGTGAGCAGCGGCTGTCCTGGGCTGTCCTCCCATTCTCCGTGGGTTGGAGAGGTGCAGTGTTGGGGTGTGGACTAGATCTGACCTCCCCTCTCCTGCAGGGTCCTGGACCAAGCTGCCCCGCAGCCTGCGCATGAGGGATAAGAGGGCCGACTTTGTGGTTGGCTCCCTTGGGGGCCACATTGTGGCCATTGGGGGCCTTGGTGAGTCTTTGTGTGGCTAGGGGTTAAAAGGGGGCCCAGGACAGGAAGAAGTAGCCCCCAGCTTGATTACCACTTCCTGCCCTTCTCCAGGCACTCCCAGGATGAGGGTTTTGTGAGCTTTTGTTCCCTATCCATCATACAAGCAGGGTGTGGTCTGTTACCTGTTGGCCTGACTGGGGGCCTTGTACCAACAGGGACCTAGGAGAAAGGAGCAGGACAAATGACTGCTGAATGCACAGCTTAGCGGACAAATAGAAAcaggaatggatgaatgaatgagtgaatgaatgaatcacgGATGAACGAGAGCCATGAGGAACAAGGCCCTGATAGCCCATCCTGGATGCCATTATGGAGTCATCCTCTGGGATAGGGGAGTGAAAGGACCTGGAGCCCCTGCAGCCTGTGGCCTTTACAATGTGCTGTCTCCTTCCTGCAGGAAACCAGCCATGCCCTCTAGACTCCGTGGAGGGCTTTAGCCTTGCACGACGGCGCTGGGAGGCACTGCCCGCCATGCCCACAGCCCGCTGCTCCTGTTCCAGCCTGCAGGCTGGGCCCCGGCTGTTTGTCATTGGGGGTGTGGCCCAGGGCcccagccaagctgtggaggcgcTGTGCCTGCGTGATGGAGTCTGAAGGCCCAGTGAGACTGGTTCACTGGGACGGTTCAATACCAGAGGCAGATGACTGAGGCTGCTTTTACTGCTGAGGAAAACTCACTGTGGCTCTGTGAGATGAGGCAGGCACCGGGGTGggcacttgaggcactgtttggGGACTGGGGGGGGGGATGTGTCTTTAGCACATGACATATATATGCTCATATCCACTGTTACCATCGTTCCTTCACAGACCACACCTAGCTCCACTCTTGCTCCTAAGCCTACTGGGCCCTCCATCCAGCTGGGGAATAGAGCATGGGGTGGGCAGGAAGCTGGCCTCATGCCCCACAGGGTCAGTGCCTACCTGGGGTTGACCAAGCCTACTCCAAAGGCCGTTCCTGAAAAATCCTAGCTGCTAGCCTGCCCTGACCCAGGAAAGTTCAGAGAGGGTCAGGGACACAGAGAATGGAGGAGAGGACGCAGGAACTGCCAGAGGGCCAGAGGAATGCTGCTTTGGGCTCTCTGCACTGCCGGCTGTGTGTTCTTGGGCTAGTcatttcacctctctgtgcctcagcatcctcatctgtaaatggggatcTCTGAACCTTTCCTGCCctacctacctcacagggctgttgtgaggaccCAGGAAGTTCAGACATGGAAGTAAATGTGCTGCTAAAATCTGGTGTGTGGCCCCTGGTTTATACTCCTGTGTTGCCCCTGAAGCCCCTGGCCCTCCTTTGGGGGCCTCAACTCTCTCAGGGTTGAGGGCCCAGAAGTTGCCTCTGTTCCCAAAGCGATTCGGTGCCTAACCCTGTCTAGGTCCCTTCTCCTTTGGTGATATGGGATAATGGCCCTCCTCCACCGTCTTGGGTATTAGGGAGCATTCACAGCACTACCAAAACTCAAACAAAAAAGCAGCGCCATTAGCCAGGGTCAGGATGACCTCCATGTCCAAGTTACACAGCATCTCCCTAAGATCTCTGCTTGCTCCCATAGGAGGGGCGGCCCAGCGGGACCTGTGGCCAGGGCGACCTCCCTCTGTTCCAGCTGTGGAGGAGCCATCACTTGGGTAGGACTGTGTGGCCATCCACCAGAGCCCCCAGGGCCGCAACCTCTGAGAGGAAGCTGCCAACCCTTGCCGCCGCCTCCAGCCTTTGCCTGTGAGCAGCTTTCCTTACAGCGGTTCCGGGTGCAAGGGGCTCACAGCTGGGGTTGCTACAGGAACTGCAGAGTATTTGTGGCCCCAGCACCCACATTCTGTGGTTATGGTGACCCTTCTCATCCTCCTTCAGCAGTGGGAATCTCAGGGCAGCATCTCCCCTGCCCGGCATATAGGTGCCATGGGAGGTGGATGCAGGGCTTGGCAGTGCCCCACTGCTCTCGGGCCTCTGAGACCTGTGTCAGCCATCCTTATTTAATGCTCTGGACCAATTTAGACACTCAGAGACCCCAGCATGAAGGTAGTGCTGCAGCAGCTTGGGTCTTGGGGTCCCTGGTAGGTCAGGCAGTACTTCGGTGACTGGGGCCTCCAGCCCCAACTTGTCATTACCAGAGTGGCCGCCTCGGAATGACTGGCAGAAGTTTTGCTGGTAGGTGGTGTTGGCACGGCCAGGTTGGATCTGCATGAAGTGGACGAGGCGCTGGGGGAGGCTACTAAGTCCTGGGCCTGACCGGAAATAGGACTGGTAGGAGGATTCGAGGGGCTGCTGCTCGCGTAACTCCAGCTCACAGGGTGCCCAGCGCAGGAAGGTGTGCCGCTGCCCCAGGCGCTCCAGGTCTTTCCGTCTTCCGATGCCCTGCAGCAGGCAGTAGGGGCCCTCCTCAACGGTATGGGCCCTTGGCCCACAGTCCTGGCACCAGGCACCTCCTTGGGCCCCACCCAATCCCCAGTCTGCCTGGTGATGCCCAGCCTGCACCCGGCCTCCCTGGCCTGTGCCCCAGCTTCTTTGGCCTACCTTCCTACCTATGTCTTCCATTCCAGGGTGAGACCTCCAGAAAGTGAGTGGCCCTGGGATATTTGCACATTATCAGGCAAGGTGTCAAGGGAAACCAAAGGAGAGGTTCCTCCACTTGGGGAATGGGCTGTTCTCATAGGATAGAGGTTGTCGAAAAGATAGGTACCCATATGCCTATATAAGGAGTTTCGGAGTTTCCCCATTGTCTTATCCTGTCCGCCCAGCCATCTGCTCTGTCCTCGACATCAGCCTAGGCTGGGGGCCTACcatctccctt
The Dasypus novemcinctus isolate mDasNov1 chromosome 26, mDasNov1.1.hap2, whole genome shotgun sequence genome window above contains:
- the CIMIP7 gene encoding uncharacterized protein C3orf84 homolog translates to MQSALVGSWHNSGFYGHYRGQFKSESAREYRLAAKPQPPAVFLQRCQEPAQQHFFSKHDNRISFDKGPYCLLQGIGRRKDLERLGQRHTFLRWAPCELELREQQPLESSYQSYFRSGPGLSSLPQRLVHFMQIQPGRANTTYQQNFCQSFRGGHSGNDKLGLEAPVTEVLPDLPGTPRPKLLQHYLHAGVSECLNWSRALNKDG
- the KLHDC8B gene encoding kelch domain-containing protein 8B, whose amino-acid sequence is MAAGGGRAFAWQVFPPMPTCRVYGTVAYQDRYLLVLGGCGRAGLPLDTAEILDLASHTWLTLAPLPTARAGAAAAVLGKQVLVVGGVDEGQSPVAAVEAFLADEGRWERRATLPQAAMGVATVERDGMVYALGGMGPDTAPQAHVRVYEPRRDCWLSLPSMPTPCYGASTFLHGNKIYVLGGRQGKLPVTAFEAFDLEARTWTRHPSLPSRRAFAGCAMAEGSIFSLGGLQQPGPHNFYSRPHFVNTVEMFDLEHGSWTKLPRSLRMRDKRADFVVGSLGGHIVAIGGLGNQPCPLDSVEGFSLARRRWEALPAMPTARCSCSSLQAGPRLFVIGGVAQGPSQAVEALCLRDGV